The Prionailurus bengalensis isolate Pbe53 chromosome D3, Fcat_Pben_1.1_paternal_pri, whole genome shotgun sequence DNA window TTGGAAGCACACAGGGAAGCATTCAGGTCTGCTTTAGCAAAGCCGTCCCGCCCTGCCTTGCGTGCTCTTAGCGGGTCTCAGAGCTGGCATGCGAGGTCTATCTGCTGCGTGCCAGGCCCAGGGAGGGCCCTGTGGGTGGCCCACACATCCTGTCGGGGAGAAGTGGTCCTGGGCGGGACATACATGGCCAGGCCTGGGGGCCCCACCTGGGACCAGTCTGGGTCCTGACACAGCTCCCCCTCAACCTCAGGAGTCATTCACACCCACGGAGGAGCACGTGTTGGTGGTGCGCCTGCTGCTAAAGCATCTGCACGCCTTTTCCAACAGCCTGAAGCCTGAGCAGgtctctccctccacccactcTCACGCCACCAGTCCCCTGGAGGAGTTCAAACGGTGGGTACAGGGCATGCACAGGCCTCCCGTGTCCCTGGCTGCCACTGCCTCCTACTGCACATACTTGTTGCCCACAGTAACCTATCCTTAGGGCGTGGGGTCGGCCTGTGAGGCGTCtgcagggtggggcaggtgggAAATCACCTTGACCCCTCCTGGGTCTGTTTCCCGACGCCTCCTCTGGCTCCACAGGCGGGTGGGGGCTGCCTGGCTGCCACGGCCTTTCCTTCCAGGCCTGCCGTCTTCAGTAGAAAGAGCCAGGCTGGCCAGAAAGAGGCCCCATCTTGTTGCCCTGtcttgtcccctcctccccagtgtgGGCAGAGTGGAAGATCTACGTTGACCGCACTCAGAATGCCCAGGAAAGCCGATGGGCTGGGAGTGCCTTCACTGCAAAGTGGCTCATTTGTCATGGgagactgagctctgtgctgcACCCTCCCGctcctcttcccctctgctcccccagtCCTTCTGTCAAAAGGGCCAGGACGGTGGCCTGACTCCTAGGCCAACTGGGGCCAGCAGAGCAGGTGACTTGTGTGTGGTGACCCAAGCAGAGGTGGTCACAGGAGCCATGCTAGGTCAACCGCTTGtgtgctgtgtgtccttgggacATTCCCTAATCTCTCTGAACTTTGGTTTCTTTGTGAAAAATGGGGCCCAAAATAGGAGGCCTTGCCTTCAGGGGTGCCCAGTGTTCACCCCGGCAGAGCTGGCCCTTGGAACCGGGAGCCACTTGGCTCACCTATGAGGGGACCCTCtcctcgcctcccctcccctgcagggccGCCGTCCCGAGGTTTGTCCAGCAGAAACTCTACCTTTTCCTGCAGCACTGCTTTGGCCACTGGCCCCTGGATGCGTCCTTCAGAGCCGTGAGTGTCAGCCCCatcttgctttctttgtctttgccCTCTGTGCCTGATGAGGGAGGTCCCGTGGGGCGGATGCAGGAAGGAATCAGCTATTGCCGCAGAGGGTCACATTGGTGGGTCACATTGTTCTGCTCATTTGAGTTTTCAGAGCCAGCCCCCAGGTACAGAAAAGCTGTCTGCCCTGACCTGGAACCCAGTGGGTCCACGCTGGGTGGGTTCCCAGCCCCACTGAGCATCACAGGCTCCGCTCCCTCAGCTGGGGAAAGCATTCCTGTGTTCCACACGTTCCACACTCACTTCCGAAGGGCTGGCACGAGGGTTACATATCCTAAGGGttaaaactaatgtaacgttgtgtgtcagctatctgcagattaaaaaaatcattttaattaaagatgaaaaaagaaacatcataGGGGATGCGGAGttccctcctgctccctctcgGAGTGGCGGGTGGGAAGAGAACGTGGTAACACCTCCAGGAGAACCGAAGCCCCACGGTTAGGATCACCCCCTCCTCACCTGAGCTGCCTGCCGGGAGCCGAGCTCCAGGCCACCCAAGGATCTGGACCAAagccccagccccacagcccagCAGAATGCCAGCCTCCAGGCCCTCAGGGCACACGTGTCCCACCAGGTCCTGGAGATGTGGCTGAGCTACCTACAGCCCTGGAGGTATGCACCTgagaagcaggctcagagcagCGACTGCCAGGCCCGGTGTGTGTCGGAGAGATGGTGAGCCCCGGCCCGTTGTCCTCCCTAGGGGGACCTGCTTCCAGGTGGGGCACAGGCCCCTCCCTCCTTGACTGTGCTTTGTTGTCTGGGCCCTGGGCTTGATCTCCCACAGAAACAGCTGGTGACTCCTCTGTGCTGTCCCCTTGCCGTTGACTGTCTCCCCTCAGATGTATGTTTGCACTCGCCCCCAAGCACCCCTCGACCCGTCTTCACTAGCGTTCTGCATAGCAGCCACCACCGCCTCCCCTCCCGCCCTCACGGCCAACCCCCCAGCCTCCGCCAGCGCCTCCTCTCCACGACTGCCTTCCTTGTGCTCCTTCTGGTGCCCGGGCCAGCCTCTGCTGCGGAGGCTTTGGCCCTCTCGGGAAGGGCCGCATCCTACAGAGGATTGCGCCGTCTATAGGAGGCCTAggtcttccctgcctcccttgtgcctcctccctttcccccacccctggtcCCTCAGCCACGATGAGGTCGTGGCAGGGGAGAACCTGGAACCCAAGGAAGAGAGCGCTAGTGAAGCGGGGGCATAGACTGGTGTAGTCCTGCCTCCAGTGGGAGTTCTGAGCCCTGATGCACTGCCTGGTCCCCAGGGCACCCTTTGTGCAGGAGAATCTGCTGATGTACACCAAGCTTTTTGTGGGCTTCCTGAGCCGCGCGCTCCGCACCGACCTGGTCAGCCCCAAGAACGCGCTCATGGTATTCCGAGTGGCCAAAGTCTTTGCCCAGCCCAACCTGGCTGAAATGATCCAGAAAGGTAAGCCCTCAGCCAGAGGGAAGCAGCACTTAGAGAGGGACCCACGGACCCTGCATGTGCCTCACGGGCTCACGGTGGGCTGGCAGAGGTGCCACGGGGACTCCTGGTGCACGGTGGCGGGGTGGACATCGGAGCCTAGCGGCATCCTGCCTTCCCTGTGGCACGCGTGCCGGGCAGGAGCTGCGGGGGTGCTGGGCGGGGGAAGCAGAGCTCAGAGCTGTGTCTCCCTGGTGACTCTTGGTGGCATCAGAAAGCAGTCTTGGCCCGTGTCGTGTCTTAGATGGCTTTATCGGGTGTTagcttctctggttttcttttgtgcATGTCGGCCTTCCTGTTGAGACTGGTGGGGGCTCCAGGAACATTAGGAGTTGGGCCCCTGTGCCACTCGGTCCCTATCCCTCGGAAGCCTCAGCGGCACCCAGGAAGCCAGCCAGCGGCTACTGGCTGTTTGGTGCCATGGAAGCTGAAGCCAGAGTCGGGTTCTGCTTTCCAGGGGAACAGCTGTTCCTGGAGCCAGAACTCGTCATCCCACACCGCCAGCACCGACTCTTCACAGCTCCCACTTTCACCGGCAGCTTCCTGTCCTCGTGGCCCCCAGCCGTCACAGACGCCTCCTTCAAGGTGAAGAGCCACGTTTACAGCCTGGAGGGCCAGGACTGCAAGTACACCCCAATGTTTGGGCCCGAGGTGCGGACGCTGGTGAGTTGGGGCTCCCCCAGGCCACACGGCCGTCCCGAAGCCGTGGCAACAGCAGGGCCAGGGAGAGCACACGTGTTGTACGGAAGGAGGAAGGTTGGGTGTTGGTGGACGCTGCTGtaccttggctttttttcttttttcagtgcgGTCTACGTTTTTTCTGATGATAAAGGCAGCACTTGCTAGAAAGTTTCCACATTTAGGATATGGgcgtcttggggcgcctggtggctcagtgagttaagtgtctgactttggttcaggtcatgatctcagggctcctgagtttgagccccacatcgggctctgtgctgacaactggagcctggagcctgctttggattctgtgtctccctctctctctgcccctcccctgctcacagtctgcctctgtgtctctccaaaggaaatacacacacacacacacacacacacacacacacacacacacagaatatgcACGTCTTAGTCTTGAAAGAccctggcctcctcctggccTGCTGGGGGCCCCCAGGTCCGCCTGCCAGCCTGTTTGGTGGCTGGGTGGCGTGCGGTGGCACCACCCGAGCTGGCTGACCTGCCCCCATGCCCCGCAGGTCTTGCGCCTGGCTCAGCTCATCACGCAGGCCAAGCAGACTGCCAAGTCCATCTCTGACCAGTGCGGGGAGAGCACGGCCGGCCGCCCCTTTCTGTCGTGGCTGGGCTTCTGCTCCACAGACACGAACGGCTCCTACGCAGCCAACGACCTGGACGAGATGGGGCAGGACAGTGTCCGCAAGACAGACGAGTACCTGGAGAAGGCCCTGGAGTACCTGTGCCAGATGTTCCGAGTACGAGCCGGGGGAGCTGTCCCCTTCCTGGCGTTCGGTCCCGCGGCCCTCATCCCCTGCCCAGCCCGTGGGAGATACAGCCCGTGCCCACGATGTCACGTCTGGGCCCCCTTGCTGTCGCCGTTAGAGGCCCAGGGGGGCCAGTCTCCTCCCTTCACCCCGAGAGTGAAGGCAGGTAGCAGGAAGCGGCACTGCCTCCTCACGGGGCTTCCTCCCTCACAGCTCAGCGAGGCTCAGCTCACCCAGCTCACGCTTGCCTTGGGGACAACTCAAGATGAGAATGGGAAGAAGCAGCTCCCAGACTGCGTCGTGGGGGAGGACGGGCTCATCCTCACGCCCCTGGGCCGGTACCAGGTAAGGGCCACACCCCGGAGGGCTCCGCTCTCCTGGCGGCGTGGCCGTGGCTCCCGCTGGCCGAGCCTCCGAGCCCTGTTGTCCCGGCAGGCCCGGCAGCGGAGACCGCACTTGTGAGGCGTCGCAGAGGTGTGTTCGCAGGGCTGCTCGCACGGCCCAGGTTTCACCCGGGGCTCGCCTCCTTTGCTGCTTCTAGATCATCAATGGGCTGCGAAGGTTTGACATCGAGTACCAGGGTGACTCAGAGCTGCAGCCCATCCGGAGCTATGAGATCGCCAGCCTGGTCCGCGTGCTCTTCCGGCTGTCCTCCGCCATCAACCGCAGGGTGAGTGCACGCGGGAGGGCCGCCCCCGCCTCCGGTCCTGCCACCCTCGGGGAGAGGCCGGGGCAGCGTGCGGCCCTGCCCGCGCCCACTCCCcgtgcctctgtctctgcccagtTTGCAGGCCCGATGGCAGCCCTGTGTTCCCGTGCCGACTTCCTCGGCAGCTTTTGTCGGTACCACCTCACGGAGCCCGGGCTGGCAGACAGGCACCTGCTGAGCCCGGTGGCACGAGGGTGTGCGGCCCGCCGTCCCCGGGGCCCTAGGCTCAGCCTGCGCTTCCTGGGCAGCTACCGGACGCTGCTCTCGCTGCTTCTGGCCTTCTTCGTGGCCTCCCTGTTCTGTATTGGGCCCCTCCCTTGCGCCCTGCTCCTCGTGCTGGGCTACCTCCTCTACGCTGTGGCCATGACGCTGCTCACCGAGCGCAGCAAGCTGCACCATCTCTGACCTCCGGCCGGGTGCCGATGCAGGGCCGCCAGCGAGAGGCCCACACAGCCTCTCCCTCGAGCCTGAGAGGCCACCTCCGAGCTAGGGGGCCACTTTCCTGCAGCCACGGAGCCATGCCACGCGTAAGAGGAGATGAAACCGGAAGGGTGTGGTCCAGGCTTGGCAAGGAAGGGAGTGACATCAAAGGGCCTGTTAGTGTCACAGGACGGTGCCGGACCCAGCCACTCggtcctccctgcttccctcagcCACAGGCCCTGCAGTGAAATGGGCCTCCAGGCCTTTCTCCAACCTGACACCCCAGGGTCTAGCTGTGTGAGGCCTGGGAGGCAGTGCTGCCCAGGAGGGGCCTCGCCATCCTTAAGGTTGACAAGGTGGCgtgcctctcctctccctgccgaCAGCAGGACGGTCCCTCAGTGTCTGGTTCCAGAGAAGATTCCAAAACCCTAGAGGTTCCTGAGAAAGTTAGAGGATGGTTCTCTGATTCCTAACTTTAAGCCTAGATTTTGCCATCGCGTTTGGCAAAGTGAGGGTCATTCTTCACGCATTGCCAGCAATTCTGGGGCTGGGCCCTACAGCTCCactttctagaagaaaagatCCTCCAGGAGCACAGATGCTCAGTGGGACAGTGCTTCACCTCTGGCTCCCTCCTGGCCCCCAAGCCATTAAGCACGTTGCTTGGTGGCAGCCCAGCGTCACTGCCTCATCCGGGACAGGCTCGCTTGTCCCATGGGCAGAGGGGATGTGGCTGGGCCATGGGAGTTGGGCATCGTCTGGTGCTGCAACCAAAGATGGTCAGAGGCATTGTTTGTACCTTCAGTAAAATCGAGTGCAAAGACACTAACTTTTTGATGACATTTGAATGTTCCTACTACACAGCAATTTCATGTTCTCTGTCGAAAGTCATCCCCACAGGGTCTCAAGCACATGCAGTCATCTTACGGGGGACGCACCAGAGAGAACATCTCAACGACGATTTTAAACCAAACCTTTGTTttgggtgttttgggtttttttaagtttccaaactAAATGTTgagctttgtattttgatgtgAACTCAGAATAATGGCATTCTGGGGCCTgtgaccaaaaaacaaaccaagtttGTAACTGACCGCAGATCTGAATAAAGCAGTTTTTGCTCCCGAGTCTTGTGGTCCCAGGGCTCAGCCTCCAGCGCGGTCGTCTGCACAGGTCTCCCAAACAGCTGGGGTTGGCAGAGACCACTGAGGGCACCATTGTCCTTCCCAGGGGGACGGTGGGTTTGTTTACAGCAGCAACAGACCAAGGCAGCCATAAACCCCTAAGTGGCCACGATGGGAGAGGGCAGGCCTCCGAGAGCTCTGGGAACCAGGCCCAGAGTTGGCCTCAGCCAGCATGGGCCCTGAACTGTATCTAAgctgggagaattttttttaagtttttacttagtagaatcccaaacaggctcaacgctgtcggcacagagccccacgtggggctcgaacccacgaaccacgagatcatgacctgagccaaaatcaagagtgggtcacttaactgagccacgcaggggccccTATGCTGGGAGAATTTTGCCTTCTACTCAGGGCGTCAGGGGTGGCCTTAATACAAAAAGCTGGCAACCCCAGGATGTGAGTCAAATTTCCTGTGACTCCAGGAAGCTCCGAGGGTTGTGTGTGCAGCTGGGAACCGAACCGTGCACCTTCCGGCCCCACATGAGTGTCCGGCCCCAGGCGTGAGTGTTAATGTCCTCCTGTCCCTGGGCAGGATTGTTACTTTTGTCAAATTCGATGGAAGTAAGATAGTATTTCTACAAGTTGGACGTGAACAGATGAGTGAGTGACTTTTGTTCCCAGACTCATTCAGTCAAGAAAAGCGATACGAACACACGGAGATGATGGTGTGGGGTCAGATCTCAGTGGCGCCGTTTCCCCGGCACACCTCCCTCATAGCTCCCCCTGACGGTGTCCACCCTGCCCACAAGGATGGGTGTCCCCGTGACCCTTCACTTTCCCATGGCTTCCCTCATCCACATTTCTCTTGTGCCCCTTTTTCACCTGAAAACATTCTCTAACACCCTAAAA harbors:
- the LOC122470488 gene encoding sphingomyelin phosphodiesterase 4 isoform X8, which produces MAFPHLQQPSFLLASLKADSVNKPFAQRCQDLVKVIEDFPAKELHAIFPWLVESIFGSLDGVLVGWNLRCLQGRVSPVEYSIAMEFLDPGGPMMKLVYKLQAEDYKFDFPVSYLPGPVKASIQERVLPDSPLYHNKVQFPPTGGLGLNLALNPFEYYMFFFALSLITQKPLPGTLHIRTSDCAYFILVDRYLSWFLPTEGSVLPALSSSPGGPNPSPAPRTPTMPFASYGLHHTSLLKRHISHQTSVNADPASHEIWRSETLLQVFVEMWLHHYSLEMYQKMQSPHAKLEVLHYRLSVSSALHSPAQPSLQALHAYQESFTPTEEHVLVVRLLLKHLHAFSNSLKPEQVSPSTHSHATSPLEEFKRAAVPRFVQQKLYLFLQHCFGHWPLDASFRAVLEMWLSYLQPWRYAPEKQAQSSDCQARCVSERWAPFVQENLLMYTKLFVGFLSRALRTDLVSPKNALMVFRVAKVFAQPNLAEMIQKGEQLFLEPELVIPHRQHRLFTAPTFTGSFLSSWPPAVTDASFKVKSHVYSLEGQDCKYTPMFGPEVRTLVLRLAQLITQAKQTAKSISDQCGESTAGRPFLSWLGFCSTDTNGSYAANDLDEMGQDSVRKTDEYLEKALEYLCQMFRLSEAQLTQLTLALGTTQDENGKKQLPDCVVGEDGLILTPLGRYQIINGLRRFDIEYQGDSELQPIRSYEIASLVRVLFRLSSAINRRFAGPMAALCSRADFLGSFCRYHLTEPGLADRHLLSPVARGCAARRPRGPRLSLRFLGSYRTLLSLLLAFFVASLFCIGPLPCALLLVLGYLLYAVAMTLLTERSKLHHL
- the LOC122470488 gene encoding sphingomyelin phosphodiesterase 4 isoform X3, whose translation is MTTFRRRAAEWRSPSLRRATLWVPQWFPKVAVFSVPQEAAMAFPHLQQPSFLLASLKADSVNKPFAQRCQDLVKVIEDFPAKELHAIFPWLVESIFGSLDGVLVGWNLRCLQGRVSPVEYSIAMEFLDPGGPMMKLVYKLQAEDYKFDFPVSYLPGPVKASIQERVLPDSPLYHNKVQFPPTGGLGLNLALSILCQSPRGGEAVGGQDVMLRVVQQPLPVCPLTLPSDPFEYYMFFFALSLITQKPLPGTLHIRTSDCAYFILVDRYLSWFLPTEGSVLPALSSSPGGPNPSPAPRTPTMPFASYGLHHTSLLKRHISHQTSVNADPASHEIWRSETLLQVFVEMWLHHYSLEMYQKMQSPHAKESFTPTEEHVLVVRLLLKHLHAFSNSLKPEQVSPSTHSHATSPLEEFKRAAVPRFVQQKLYLFLQHCFGHWPLDASFRAVLEMWLSYLQPWRYAPEKQAQSSDCQARCVSERWAPFVQENLLMYTKLFVGFLSRALRTDLVSPKNALMVFRVAKVFAQPNLAEMIQKGEQLFLEPELVIPHRQHRLFTAPTFTGSFLSSWPPAVTDASFKVKSHVYSLEGQDCKYTPMFGPEVRTLVLRLAQLITQAKQTAKSISDQCGESTAGRPFLSWLGFCSTDTNGSYAANDLDEMGQDSVRKTDEYLEKALEYLCQMFRLSEAQLTQLTLALGTTQDENGKKQLPDCVVGEDGLILTPLGRYQIINGLRRFDIEYQGDSELQPIRSYEIASLVRVLFRLSSAINRRFAGPMAALCSRADFLGSFCRYHLTEPGLADRHLLSPVARGCAARRPRGPRLSLRFLGSYRTLLSLLLAFFVASLFCIGPLPCALLLVLGYLLYAVAMTLLTERSKLHHL
- the LOC122470488 gene encoding sphingomyelin phosphodiesterase 4 isoform X11, encoding MDEPGCGSVREQGRRDTALSWKYSLFWCLWASVLKLLPMQALSKKEWFPKVAVFSVPQEAAMAFPHLQQPSFLLASLKADSVNKPFAQRCQDLVKVIEDFPAKELHAIFPWLVESIFGSLDGVLVGWNLRCLQGRVSPVEYSIAMEFLDPGGPMMKLVYKLQAEDYKFDFPVSYLPGPVKASIQERVLPDSPLYHNKVQFPPTGGLGLNLALNPFEYYMFFFALSLITQKPLPGTLHIRTSDCAYFILVDRYLSWFLPTEGSVLPALSSSPGGPNPSPAPRTPTMPFASYGLHHTSLLKRHISHQTSVNADPASHEIWRSETLLQVFVEMWLHHYSLEMYQKMQSPHAKLEVLHYRLSVSSALHSPAQPSLQALHAYQESFTPTEEHVLVVRLLLKHLHAFSNSLKPEQVSPSTHSHATSPLEEFKRAAVPRFVQQKLYLFLQHCFGHWPLDASFRAVLEMWLSYLQPWRYAPEKQAQSSDCQARCVSERWAPFVQENLLMYTKLFVGFLSRALRTDLVSPKNALMVFRVAKVFAQPNLAEMIQKGEQLFLEPELVIPHRQHRLFTAPTFTGSFLSSWPPAVTDASFKVKSHVYSLEGQDCKYTPMFGPEVRTLVLRLAQLITQAKQTAKSISDQCGESTAGRPFLSWLGFCSTDTNGSYAANDLDEMGQDSVRKTDEYLEKALEYLCQMFRLSEAQLTQLTLALGTTQDENGKKQLPDCVVGEDGLILTPLGRYQIINGLRRFDIEYQGDSELQPIRSYEIASLVRVLFRLSSAINRRFAGPMAALCSRADFLGSFCRYHLTEPGLADRHLLSPVARGCAARRPRGPRLSLRFLGSYRTLLSLLLAFFVASLFCIGPLPCALLLVLGYLLYAVAMTLLTERSKLHHL
- the LOC122470488 gene encoding sphingomyelin phosphodiesterase 4 isoform X4, encoding MTTFRRRAAEWRSPSLRRATLWVPQWFPKVAVFSVPQEAAMAFPHLQQPSFLLASLKADSVNKPFAQRCQDLVKVIEDFPAKELHAIFPWLVESIFGSLDGVLVGWNLRCLQGRVSPVEYSIAMEFLDPGGPMMKLVYKLQAEDYKFDFPVSYLPGPVKASIQERVLPDSPLYHNKVQFPPTGGLGLNLALNPFEYYMFFFALSLITQKPLPGTLHIRTSDCAYFILVDRYLSWFLPTEGSVLPALSSSPGGPNPSPAPRTPTMPFASYGLHHTSLLKRHISHQTSVNADPASHEIWRSETLLQVFVEMWLHHYSLEMYQKMQSPHAKLEVLHYRLSVSSALHSPAQPSLQALHAYQESFTPTEEHVLVVRLLLKHLHAFSNSLKPEQVSPSTHSHATSPLEEFKRAAVPRFVQQKLYLFLQHCFGHWPLDASFRAVLEMWLSYLQPWRYAPEKQAQSSDCQARCVSERWAPFVQENLLMYTKLFVGFLSRALRTDLVSPKNALMVFRVAKVFAQPNLAEMIQKGEQLFLEPELVIPHRQHRLFTAPTFTGSFLSSWPPAVTDASFKVKSHVYSLEGQDCKYTPMFGPEVRTLVLRLAQLITQAKQTAKSISDQCGESTAGRPFLSWLGFCSTDTNGSYAANDLDEMGQDSVRKTDEYLEKALEYLCQMFRLSEAQLTQLTLALGTTQDENGKKQLPDCVVGEDGLILTPLGRYQIINGLRRFDIEYQGDSELQPIRSYEIASLVRVLFRLSSAINRRFAGPMAALCSRADFLGSFCRYHLTEPGLADRHLLSPVARGCAARRPRGPRLSLRFLGSYRTLLSLLLAFFVASLFCIGPLPCALLLVLGYLLYAVAMTLLTERSKLHHL
- the LOC122470488 gene encoding sphingomyelin phosphodiesterase 4 isoform X5 translates to MPSSWAAHSCHLLARLAHPVLWFPKVAVFSVPQEAAMAFPHLQQPSFLLASLKADSVNKPFAQRCQDLVKVIEDFPAKELHAIFPWLVESIFGSLDGVLVGWNLRCLQGRVSPVEYSIAMEFLDPGGPMMKLVYKLQAEDYKFDFPVSYLPGPVKASIQERVLPDSPLYHNKVQFPPTGGLGLNLALNPFEYYMFFFALSLITQKPLPGTLHIRTSDCAYFILVDRYLSWFLPTEGSVLPALSSSPGGPNPSPAPRTPTMPFASYGLHHTSLLKRHISHQTSVNADPASHEIWRSETLLQVFVEMWLHHYSLEMYQKMQSPHAKLEVLHYRLSVSSALHSPAQPSLQALHAYQESFTPTEEHVLVVRLLLKHLHAFSNSLKPEQVSPSTHSHATSPLEEFKRAAVPRFVQQKLYLFLQHCFGHWPLDASFRAVLEMWLSYLQPWRYAPEKQAQSSDCQARCVSERWAPFVQENLLMYTKLFVGFLSRALRTDLVSPKNALMVFRVAKVFAQPNLAEMIQKGEQLFLEPELVIPHRQHRLFTAPTFTGSFLSSWPPAVTDASFKVKSHVYSLEGQDCKYTPMFGPEVRTLVLRLAQLITQAKQTAKSISDQCGESTAGRPFLSWLGFCSTDTNGSYAANDLDEMGQDSVRKTDEYLEKALEYLCQMFRLSEAQLTQLTLALGTTQDENGKKQLPDCVVGEDGLILTPLGRYQIINGLRRFDIEYQGDSELQPIRSYEIASLVRVLFRLSSAINRRFAGPMAALCSRADFLGSFCRYHLTEPGLADRHLLSPVARGCAARRPRGPRLSLRFLGSYRTLLSLLLAFFVASLFCIGPLPCALLLVLGYLLYAVAMTLLTERSKLHHL
- the LOC122470488 gene encoding sphingomyelin phosphodiesterase 4 isoform X10, which translates into the protein MMKLVYKLQAEDYKFDFPVSYLPGPVKASIQERVLPDSPLYHNKVQFPPTGGLGLNLALNPFEYYMFFFALSLITQKPLPGTLHIRTSDCAYFILVDRYLSWFLPTEGSVLPALSSSPGGPNPSPAPRTPTMPFASYGLHHTSLLKRHISHQTSVNADPASHEIWRSETLLQVFVEMWLHHYSLEMYQKMQSPHAKLEVLHYRLSVSSALHSPAQPSLQALHAYQESFTPTEEHVLVVRLLLKHLHAFSNSLKPEQVSPSTHSHATSPLEEFKRAAVPRFVQQKLYLFLQHCFGHWPLDASFRAVLEMWLSYLQPWRYAPEKQAQSSDCQARCVSERWAPFVQENLLMYTKLFVGFLSRALRTDLVSPKNALMVFRVAKVFAQPNLAEMIQKGEQLFLEPELVIPHRQHRLFTAPTFTGSFLSSWPPAVTDASFKVKSHVYSLEGQDCKYTPMFGPEVRTLVLRLAQLITQAKQTAKSISDQCGESTAGRPFLSWLGFCSTDTNGSYAANDLDEMGQDSVRKTDEYLEKALEYLCQMFRLSEAQLTQLTLALGTTQDENGKKQLPDCVVGEDGLILTPLGRYQIINGLRRFDIEYQGDSELQPIRSYEIASLVRVLFRLSSAINRRFAGPMAALCSRADFLGSFCRYHLTEPGLADRHLLSPVARGCAARRPRGPRLSLRFLGSYRTLLSLLLAFFVASLFCIGPLPCALLLVLGYLLYAVAMTLLTERSKLHHL
- the LOC122470488 gene encoding sphingomyelin phosphodiesterase 4 isoform X7, giving the protein MPSSWAAHSCHLLARLAHPVLWFPKVAVFSVPQEAAMAFPHLQQPSFLLASLKADSVNKPFAQRCQDLVKVIEDFPAKELHAIFPWLVESIFGSLDGVLVGWNLRCLQGRVSPVEYSIAMEFLDPGGPMMKLVYKLQAEDYKFDFPVSYLPGPVKASIQERVLPDSPLYHNKVQFPPTGGLGLNLALNPFEYYMFFFALSLITQKPLPGTLHIRTSDCAYFILVDRYLSWFLPTEGSVLPALSSSPGGPNPSPAPRTPTMPFASYGLHHTSLLKRHISHQTSVNADPASHEIWRSETLLQVFVEMWLHHYSLEMYQKMQSPHAKESFTPTEEHVLVVRLLLKHLHAFSNSLKPEQVSPSTHSHATSPLEEFKRAAVPRFVQQKLYLFLQHCFGHWPLDASFRAVLEMWLSYLQPWRYAPEKQAQSSDCQARCVSERWAPFVQENLLMYTKLFVGFLSRALRTDLVSPKNALMVFRVAKVFAQPNLAEMIQKGEQLFLEPELVIPHRQHRLFTAPTFTGSFLSSWPPAVTDASFKVKSHVYSLEGQDCKYTPMFGPEVRTLVLRLAQLITQAKQTAKSISDQCGESTAGRPFLSWLGFCSTDTNGSYAANDLDEMGQDSVRKTDEYLEKALEYLCQMFRLSEAQLTQLTLALGTTQDENGKKQLPDCVVGEDGLILTPLGRYQIINGLRRFDIEYQGDSELQPIRSYEIASLVRVLFRLSSAINRRFAGPMAALCSRADFLGSFCRYHLTEPGLADRHLLSPVARGCAARRPRGPRLSLRFLGSYRTLLSLLLAFFVASLFCIGPLPCALLLVLGYLLYAVAMTLLTERSKLHHL
- the LOC122470488 gene encoding sphingomyelin phosphodiesterase 4 isoform X2, with the translated sequence MTTFRRRAAEWRSPSLRRATLWVPQWFPKVAVFSVPQEAAMAFPHLQQPSFLLASLKADSVNKPFAQRCQDLVKVIEDFPAKELHAIFPWLVESIFGSLDGVLVGWNLRCLQGRVSPVEYSIAMEFLDPGGPMMKLVYKLQAEDYKFDFPVSYLPGPVKASIQERVLPDSPLYHNKVQFPPTGGLGLNLALSILCQSPRGGEAVGGQDVMLRVVQQPLPVCPLTLPSDPFEYYMFFFALSLITQKPLPGTLHIRTSDCAYFILVDRYLSWFLPTEGSVLPALSSSPGGPNPSPAPRTPTMPFASYGLHHTSLLKRHISHQTSVNADPASHEIWRSETLLQVFVEMWLHHYSLEMYQKMQSPHAKLEVLHYRLSVSSALHSPAQPSLQALHAYQESFTPTEEHVLVVRLLLKHLHAFSNSLKPEQVSPSTHSHATSPLEEFKRAAVPRFVQQKLYLFLQHCFGHWPLDASFRAVLEMWLSYLQPWRYAPEKQAQSSDCQARCVSERWAPFVQENLLMYTKLFVGFLSRALRTDLVSPKNALMVFRVAKVFAQPNLAEMIQKGEQLFLEPELVIPHRQHRLFTAPTFTGSFLSSWPPAVTDASFKVKSHVYSLEGQDCKYTPMFGPEVRTLVLRLAQLITQAKQTAKSISDQCGESTAGRPFLSWLGFCSTDTNGSYAANDLDEMGQDSVRKTDEYLEKALEYLCQMFRLSEAQLTQLTLALGTTQDENGKKQLPDCVVGEDGLILTPLGRYQIINGLRRFDIEYQGDSELQPIRSYEIASLVRVLFRLSSAINRRFAGPMAALCSRADFLGSFCRYHLTEPGLADRHLLSPVARGCAARRPRGPRLSLRFLGSYRTLLSLLLAFFVASLFCIGPLPCALLLVLGYLLYAVAMTLLTERSKLHHL